The region CCGCGTGTTCCTCGGCGAAGGCGGCGAGTTCCTTGGCGAGGTGGACGTTGAGGTTGTCCCAGCACCACACCAGCGGGGCGTTGAGCTGCTGGTGGGCGGTGATGATCAGGTCGCGGTACTCGTGCCAGGCGAATGTCTTCGGCTCGCCCTTGCGGCCGTGGTAGACGTGCAGCCGGTAGAAGAAGTGCGGGCGGTCCCCGGGCCGGAAGCAGACCGCGCCGGCGATGTTGACCCGGCCGTTTCCCCGGCCCCGCACCCGCACCACCGGGCGGGCTCCGCGCGGCGCCCAGGTGCGGCCTTTCGGCGGCCTCAGCCCCTGGCCGGCCTCGTCCTCGAAGCAGATGTAGGCGCCCAGGTCCGCCGCGGTTCTTTTAACCGCGGCCACACCTCGTCCTTCCACATCTCGATGGCCTCAGTGTCCCGCTCGATCGCGTGGCGCACCGGGACCTGGCACGACCAGCCGGGCCGTTTCAGCAGCTTGGCCACCCCCTGAATCGTGTAGCCCTTGTGGAACAACCTGCCGATCAGGGTCTTGATCCGGCCCAGCGTCCACCGCTGGTCATCGGTGAAGCCGTGGGCCAGCGGCCCCCGCTTCAGCTCCTCTTCCAGCCGGTCCCACTCCCGCACCGACAGCCGCTCGCGGGACACCGGCCCCTTCGACTTCAACGCCGCCGCCCCGCCCTCGCGCCACACCTTGCGCCACCGCCGCACCGTCCGCTCCGTGACCCGCAGATCGGCCGCGATCACCGTGGCCTCATCACCACGCGCGAACCGCTCGGCCGCCTCCAGCCTCAGCCGTTCCCGCTTCTCCTGCTCGACGGGCGTATACCCGCCCCTCTGCGCGTACCGCATGATCCCGTCGTACCGCAGGGATCACGAACCGTCACGACCTCCGCAGGCTTTACGAGTTCAACCTGAGTAGTGGGCGTTGGGATCCCAGGGGCGGGCGGCGTGAAATCGCTCAAGTGCGCGCAAGACGGACGGCGGCAGGATCGTCATGCCTGAACGCTAAAGGCCCCGGATCACCTTCCGTCCTTGTGGCCGTCGCAACATCCCACTCCAAATGGAAGTCCCGAGCCACCGCTCGACCCGAGCGACCCTGACGACGACGGTAGGGCCGGTGTCCCGGTATCCGCCTGAACCGCTCCCGAAGTCGGTCGCCGTCAAACCAAAAAACCAGAGGCCCCGTGGATTCCTCCACGGGGCCTCTGGCCTGCTGTGCACTCGGCAGGATTCGAACCTGCAACCTTCTGATCCGTAGGATCGGGCAACGTCTCACGGAGGGGCTCGGTCCTGGCCTGGCCGGATCGCCGAGATTGGTGATCAACGGCCTTTGTGTGCCGTCGTTGCCGTCAGAACTGCCGTCAACTCCCGACGGGGACGCGCCACCGCAACGATGTTCCGGCCCAGCGCCCCGAGTCCTCCTTCACCTGCAAGCACTTCACTGCCACGGTGAACAAGGACTTGGCGGACGCCTCGGCAACTTCGTCAACCGTGTCCTCAGCCCCGCCGAAACCGACCTGCTGTAGCGGGGTCCGTCTCCGCTGGCTAGTGTTCTCGCGCATGCTCAAGAGCGTCATCGAACGCCTCCGGTTCAGCGCCTGGCTGGTACGGGGAGAACTCACGCCGGATTTTCGGGGTCAGCAAGGAGGTAGAAGTCCCAGCCGATGGCATGGTGCCCGCCTCCTGACTGTGGAGCGCCATTGCAAATCCCCTTCTTTCCGCTTGGGTCTCCATTCCAAAAGAGACTGAAGCACTGGCCGCAGAATCGCCAGTTTGGCTGGGTCGTGTTTACAGCATCGGGAATCTGGACAGCCATTCTTCCTCCAGTTTGCGAGAGATTGAGAGCGAGAGTCGATCAGGGCACCTCAGAGGCATTGTCGGTTTGATGTGCGAGAGCAAGCGCTCAGGATGCCAGATGCCGGCAGGTGTCGCTGTTCCCTCAGATCGGATTCTCCGGGTCGCTAAGCAGGTGGAAGTCCCAGCCCGCCGCATAGTGCCCTTCATTTTCATGATGGCCCCCGGCGCAATTACCACTACTGAGGTCGCCGTTCCAGAAGACGACGTAACATACGCGGCAGAATCGCCAGTTTGGCTGGGTGACATTTACGGCGTCAGGGATGATTACAGCCATTAGTGCGCCGATCCGTGAGAGGAGGGTTTCGCGGAAGTCATTCCCTACAGCGCCCCGGAGAGGGCGTTAAGATCTAGAATTCACACTATCGGCTCAAATTATCACCCATTCATCCTTGTGTAAGACCTCTGAGCGTGTGGTGCCCGGGTGCCGTCCCATGACCTCCAGGTCGGCGGAGTGACTTTGGCCGGGAGCCGCTTTGGCGCGAGTGATCATGGCCCCGTAAGCTTCCGGCGCGTCGGGCAGTCTGTTGACCTGCCCGTTAAAGCACGACGTGGGGGCCATGATCTTCGAGGTTCGCGCCAAAGTGGCTGGCTAAGACGCCATCTCATTTGGTTCGGTAGGCTGTTGGTCGTGGTCTCGATCGTTGAGCGGCTGGTGCCGGATGAGTTGTGGGAACTGTTCCAGCGTGTAGTCAGGGCATACCGCCGATCCGCTCACGGCGCGGACGCCGACGGCGAAGGCCGGCCAAACTCCACGCCGACAAGGGATACGACTACGACCACCTGCGGCGATAATTACGCGGACGCGGCATCCGGCACCGCATCGCCCGCAAGGGCGTCGAGTCCTCGACCCGCCTGGGCCGCCACCGCTGGACCATCGAGCGCACGATGTCCTGGCTCGCCGGATGCCGCCGACTGCACCGCCGCTACGAGCGCAAAGCCGAGCATTTCCTGGCCTTCACCAGCATCGCCTGCACCCTCATCTGCTACCGCAGACTCACCAAATGAGATGATGTCTTAGTGGGAAAGATGCGGGCGTCGACGCGGAGCGTAGGGAACCGATGACAACGCCGCAGATCGGCGTGCCAAACCCCGCGTCTGCGACATGATCCGCCGGGCAGGCCCTAAGCGTCGTAGATGGTACGCAGACGGCTGGCCAGAGCTTCCTCTGCTGCTGTGAGGTGTTCGTGAGTCTTCATAACGAGATCACCCAGCTCCTCTGGCGTGCCCGGGTCAGCCGTCCCAGCCTCCAACAGGTGCTGACGGGCGCCCTCGACGAGGGCCCGGATTCCTTTGTCTAGGATGAGCACCTGCAAGCGGGTCAGCTCCTGCGTCTCCCGCCCGAACGCGCCTGGTTCGAGCACCGGCGATGAGGCATTGACCCTGTGCAGGTGCTCCATAAGCGCAGCACGGTACAAGCGAGACAGGCACTCGCTAGTCTTCACGAGGTGATCGAGTTCGAAAGCCTCGCGCCGATCCAAGCGTGACTGCTCTCGATCAAGCTCGCGCACCTGCCGTTCACGCTGGAGGGCGGCCTTCTCCCTCTTCCCTTCGCTCAGCTGGTTCATCCAAGCACCGAGCATGAGCGTGACTACAGGCAGTATGGCTGTGAAGACGTCCACGGCGGGAAGCGTACGGCAAGAGCCCCCGAAACCACGGGGACCGGCAGCGCGGTTACCTCTAACGTGGTTTTGGACGTAGCCAGCAGTAGTGCGCCGCTGATCTCCATCGTCCCTGCCGGCCGGCCGAGCTCACCGGGTTGCACGGTTACTTCCCCGCCGTCGGCTGGCCCGCCCTCGATCCCAAGTCGCATGTCCATGGCTGATCAACAGGCGGATCGAGCTACTGGTAACGCGCGAGAGTCAGGACACACGGGCCTCCGCGTCACGGTGATGCTGCCGCGCTCTCCGGTGCCCTGCGCATCGCGTCCTCGACCGCCTTGTCTAACCTCGGAGCTCTTCCAGTACTCGGCGATCACCTCGCAGCAACGCACACGCCAACTCGATGACACCCAAATACGCCCTCCCCTTTCCGACGTTTGGCTGCTCCAGGCGAAGTGCGGAACACACGATAGACATCTCGTCAATGTGACGTGAAAACAGTCGAACGTGCGCCTCCCTTCAGATCAGTCTGAGATCCTGGAGTCCGATCGAGAGGGGCCGAAGGCATGGAGTGGAAGACCCACGGTGAGCGGCAGATCTACACGAACAAGTGGGTGAACCTGTGTCTGGTCGACGTCCAGCAGCCTGACGGGGCCAGGTGGGAGTACCACGTCGTTCGCCTCCGGCATCTGGCCGTGGCCGCTGTGGTCAACGACCGCCAGGAGGTGCTGATGATGTGGCGGCACCGCTTCATCACCGACTCCTGGGCCTGGGAGTTGCCCATGGGCCTGGTCGAGGAGGGCGAGTCGCCTGAGGAGGCGGCGGCCCGCGAGGTTCTGGAGGAGACGGGCTGGCGTCCCGGTCCCATCAAGCCGCTGATCTACGCGGAGCCGGCCAACGGGATCACCGACTCGCAGCACCACGTCTTCCGTGCGGACGGCGCGACTTACGACGGTCCGCCCACGGAGAAGAACGAGTCCGACCGCATCGAGTGGATCCCGCTCAGTGAGGTGCGCGGGATGATCGACCGCCGCGAGATCGTGAGCAGCGGGTCCCTCGTCGGCCTCCTGTACGTGCTCATGGACGAAGCGATCCGCTGACCGGTGGGAGGAGTTCCCGTAGCCGTGCCTCGAAGGCCAGGGCTACGGGCTCCCGCCTGTGCGGGGCCAACTGCTCGTAGAACTCCCGGAGATGGCCCGACACCCGCTCGGAGGACACCGCCGATGCGGGCTCCAGCGCTTGCGTGGCGGTGTGGCACGCCTGGGCAAGCTTCCCTTGGTCCAGTTGCGTACGGGCCAGCCAGAACGTGTGGAACGCCCGGCCGCGTTGGTTGGTGCTGTTCTCCCGCCGCAGGGCATCCGCGATCAAGGGCTCAGCGGTCGCTGCCTCCCCGAGTCGGCCGTGAGCAATGCCGGTGTCGACTATGAGCTTCAGCTCGTCGAAGTAGGTCACCCATGACGGGTCGGG is a window of Streptomyces sp. B21-083 DNA encoding:
- a CDS encoding NUDIX hydrolase; protein product: MEWKTHGERQIYTNKWVNLCLVDVQQPDGARWEYHVVRLRHLAVAAVVNDRQEVLMMWRHRFITDSWAWELPMGLVEEGESPEEAAAREVLEETGWRPGPIKPLIYAEPANGITDSQHHVFRADGATYDGPPTEKNESDRIEWIPLSEVRGMIDRREIVSSGSLVGLLYVLMDEAIR
- a CDS encoding IS630 family transposase (programmed frameshift) produces the protein MRYAQRGGYTPVEQEKRERLRLEAAERFARGDEATVIAADLRVTERTVRRWRKVWREGGAAALKSKGPVSRERLSVREWDRLEEELKRGPLAHGFTDDQRWTLGRIKTLIGRLFHKGYTIQGVAKLLKRPGWSCQVPVRHAIERDTEAIEVEGRGVAAVKRTAADLGAYICFEDEAGQGLRPPKGRTWAPRGARPVVRVRGRGNGRVNIAGAVCFRPGDRPHFFYRLHVYHGRKGEPKTFAWHEYRDLIITAHQQLNAPLVWCWDNLNVHLAKELAAFAEEHADWLRIFQLPSYAPELNPAEGVWSLLKRAIANFVAPDLTGLVRIVKRKLKKIQFRPHLIDGCLTGTGLIIEPR